The genomic region TGTCCACACCAGCGACAACCTGCTCCTGAGTTGCAACCTTCGCGGTTCCTGGCCGAGCCTCAGTGGCAGGAACCACTAATTGTGCCAATGCCGAAATGTCTATGTTTGCCTGGTTGATCGGTGCGCTCCATGCCTTGATGCACCACATCACCGCAAGATTTCGAGGACGAGTTTCAGCGGCAACACTTGGTGCTCCATTGACACCGTCTGAAACTATGGTTGCAGCCTGTATCGTATTGGCATTTGTAACGGCCAACGCGATATTGGGTCCCCCAGCCAGGCCAAATGGACCTACAGAAGCCCCTGAATAACTAAGGACATGATTATGCCCTTGCATGGAATTGACCTGATAGGTGCCCACAGCACGACCAGTATCCACTCCTCGCCCGTGATCCCAACCCCGCAGAAACTCCCCACGCGACTCCGGCAAACGGAAATAGCCGGCAGGCTCCGTACCATCGTTGAACGTCGTTCCCAGGTACGCATAAAGATCCGGATAGACCGCGATGCTTTGCACGCTATGGTCGGCTTCGAGAAAACCTGCCGGTACCGTGCCTTTCGGAAACGGCACCATGGAACCCACGGGGAGCGACGAAGCCTTTCTCACCAGCGCTTCGACCTCATCCTTGGTATAGGCGTTGGTAATGCCATACTCAGCCAGCGTCGTGCGAACCTTCTCGGGCGGCAACGAGCTTTGAATAATCGTCCGAATGGCGACCAGCAACTGGTCATGAGCCGCTTCGGACGGTTCAAGTCCACCGGCCTGGACAATACTCAGCAACTCGTCCGTCACCAGGTTCCCCCAACTCGCCGGAATCAGCGAACCGGGAGCGCCGGTAATCGGATTATCATCAACAAACTTGCCATTCGACAGCCCGACACCGGGCACACTTTTCGGATAATCCATTTACATCTCCTCTAACCATCATTGACATGCACCTTCCATTTGAAAAAACGGGTGCGTTGTTCAGAGCATCTCTGCCCCCATTTTTTTGAGCCAAACACTTCACAATTCAAAGCGACCCCCTAACTTTCGAAAACATGTAAAATAGAAGATTCAAAACTACCAGATTACTACTACGACAAAGGTAGAATCCCCAACAAGGTCAGGCACATTTAATAAAACCAAAAGGAGTAACTCACGTCACCCAGAGGGCTGACGTATCAGAAAATTACCTTTATCTCTTTCAAATTATTTTGGGAGCTCCGGCCAAACCACATCGATTGGAAAACCTGCTTGCTGCGCTACACGATTCAAGGCAACACGATACTGCTTCCAGGCTTTGAGCAGCGAAACCTCATCCGAGGTTGCCTCATCAAGGTCCACGGCGTCCTGCAAGGGCCCCATGCGATTAGCTGCAGTTACCAGGAGGCTGTCTCTCTTTGTATTGGCCTGCTCAATCAACTCCTCACGAGTAGGAGGAAGCAGAACTGGATCAGGTGGGTTTTCCTTCGTATACCACTCGTCCGGAGAAACATCTTCCGAACCATTCACAGAGCGCCATCCCTGACCATCATTTCTTACTGCATAACCACTCATAGAGAGTCCTCCCAACCTGCACAATAAACCGTCATCGAGCCGCCAGAAGAAGTAGCGCTCGCCCAATAAATCGAACTACTTTCCAGTTGAAGCATCGTACGGGCTCCAGTCGCCGTCTGATAAGACCCAGCAGCAAGTGCAACAGGACTATTGATCGAGACAGTCGTCGAGTACGAATTACTGGGTACAACATATACCCAGGAAATTTGACCAGCCAGTGGCAGCACCTGGATGCCGACATCGATCACAGGCGCTGTTGGAGGTAGATAACTAGTCACTGATATGGCTGTCCACAGCGCTACAGAGGCAGTGGTAGTCGCCATGACCGGAAGGTTGGCGACGTTGCTTCCAGCGACAACCTTATACTGGACACGTTTTCCAACCTGGGTAAAGGAAAGTGGGTACTTGTTGGCAGTGGAATCAGTTCTGATCCAGCCAACTCTTGCCTTGAGAGTGTACCCCGAAGGAAGAACCGGGGATGTGGTGCTCAGTGAGAGCAAACCTGCCGTTCCGGCAGTTCCCGAAACAACCCAGATGCTATACCAGGTCGACGCAGCCAAAGCACCGGTATCCAGACCGTTCACACCCACAACAGCGGCGTTGATGTTCAGACTGACAGCACTCAGGTTTTTGAATGTAGCGTCGCTACCGACCACCAATTGATCTGCGGCAACACTCACCAGCGAACTCAATCCAGATGTCGAAACCGCGAGCCCCTTGTACGAGCCAACGACCGCGAGTTTCTGCGTGCCCTGAACTTGAGCAGCCAGCGCTGCAACATCGATATTTCCCTGATTGATCGGTGCGTTCCAGGCCTTGATGCACCACATGACCGAAACGTTTCGCGGGCGTACTTCTGAGGCAGTTCTAACAACTTTCGATGCGTCAAAGCTCACGTTCGAGAGCTGTCCGCCACCACTCGTGAAGTTCCCCGCGTTACCGAGCGCAGTGAAAGGACCACTCGGCGCTATGGATGAGATATCGTTGCGTACACCGCCGACAGAACCGGTGATGTTCTGCTGTGCATCCAACTGGACGGTGCCGAGTTCTCGCCCGGTATCAACCCCGCGCCCGTGATCCCACCCACGCAGAAACTCCCCACGCGACTCAGGCAAACGGAAATTCCCTGCCCCCTCATCACCCTTGTTGAACGTCGTACCCAGATACGCCGCCAAATCCGGATAGGTCGCAATGTTCTGCACACTGCCATCGACCTCCAAGAACCCTGCCGGCACAGTCCCCTTGGGAAACGCCATCATCGCCCCGACCGGCAACGCAGTGGCGTTCTTGAACAGCGCCTCGACCTCCGCCTTGGTATACGCATCGGTAATCCCATACGCCGCCAGCGTCGTGCGAATCTGCTCCGGCGGCAACGAACTCTGGATGATGGTCCTGATGGCCTTGAGCAACTGATCGTGCTCCGCCTCCATCGGCTCCAGCCCGCCAGCCTGAACCACATTGAGCAGTTCCTCGGTCACTGCATTCCCCCATGCCGCCGGGATCAGCGAACCGGGCGAACCATTGACCGGATTTTCATCGACAAACTTGCCATTGACCAACCCAATGCTGGGCGTGCTTTTTGGATAATCCACGTATCCGTCCTCTTCAGTCGTAATTGATGTGCACCAGCGTGTGCGCCGGGGCTGTGCGGTGAATCAGGCATTCCAGGGCGCTGCCCGGGTTGGCGCCGAAGCGCTCGCCCCAGTAGCTGGCGCCGAAACGACGGCCCAGCAGCAGGCGGCCGCCGGTGTTGAGCGTCCACATGAACTGCGCCGTCCAGGTACCGAAGCGCGCCTGGCCAAAGCGGGCGCGGCCCATGCGCGGGGTCTGCTGTTCGGTAATGGTGGCGTTGGGATAACCCTGGCTGCGGGCGATATCCAGGAAGTAGCCGATGCTCTGGTCGCCCACCGCCAGCAGGCGCCGACGCACTGCCAGGCGGCGGTCGTCGAACAGCGGCTTGGGGCCCAGGCACGGGTCGGGCAGGTTCATCACCCGCTCCCAGTCCGGCACCAGTTCGCTGACGGTCACCGGGTCCACTTCGTTGAGCAGGTCCACCGCCCGGGCATCGACCCGGGCCAGTTCCTGGGCAATCCCCAGCAGCACCTGCTGGATCTCCGGAACCAGCTCCGGGTCCCAGGCGGGACCAGCCGGCAGCAGGCTGCGCAGTTGCTCCTGGTATTGCGCGGCAGTTCTTATTCCAGCCATACGCAGCCTCCGAAGGTCAGCAACTGGTTGGTGGTTGCTGGCACATCGGCGGACGGGGTGACCAGCAAGTGGTCGTTCTCGCCCGTGGCACTGCTGATGGACTCGGCGATATGGGTCAGCAGCAAGGTCTCGCCGAGGCCGCCCTCACGCTTGTGCAGGTCGCGCAGTTGCGCTTCGACAGCGGCACGGGTGGCCGAGGTGTCCGGCACCAGGCGCAGGGTATAGGTCACCGGCACCTGTACCGGCGCCAGTACATGCAGCTCGGCAGTCACTGGGCGCAGCGGCTCGATATAGGCCTGGACCAGGGCCAGTTGAGTCGCATCAGGGATCGGCACCGGATCGTCGTCACGCATGACGAACAGGCCGACGGTGCCTGGCCCGAGGTAATTGCCGCGACACCAGGCACGGGTGATGCCCGGACACTCCAGCGCCCAGGTTTCGTAGTCGGCCGCCGAACCGCCATGGGGCGTGACACGGTACGAGCGGATGACCCGGGAACGCAGGGACTCGAGACTTTCCGCCGCCACGCCACCGCTCAACCCGGGGGCGAGCACCGTGAAGGTGTTGCCGATGCCCTGCACCGGCTGGATCGGAAACAGCGTCAGGCCGGCATCGGCATTGCCCAGGCTGCCGGCATCCAGCGCCTGGATCTGCGCGGTATTGCTACCCGCGCTGGTGGTGCCTCCCTGGGTCACCTTGTAGCTGCGGCCGTCATTGCTCTGCAGCAGGGTGTCGACGTCCAGCACCGCACCGGCGGCAGCGGTAAAACTCACGCTGCCGGTGGCCGCCTGGGCGGCCTTGCGCGGTTGGTGCAGACGCAGTGCGGCGATGCGCTCCAGGGTGGATTCATCGGCGGTGTCGGGCAGGATCTGCTCGGCAATCCAGTCGAGGTATCCATACAGGCCAAAGGCCGCGCCGCTGAGGGTGCGGGCCAGGACCTGGGCATCGGACTGGCGCAGCGCATCGCTGGCCAGGTCGCTTTGGGTGCGGTTGATCAGCACCGGCAGCGAAGGGGTTTCAAACGGCATAAGTCACCTGCCAACTGTGGTTCGGGTTGATATCCAGGCGCTCGCCGCCGGCCAGGGTCAGAACCGTTCGCAGGTTCAGCCGCTGGGCGTCGAGCCGTTCGGTTTGAATCTCGATGGCGCTGCAATGGCCGTCGTCGATCAGCCATTGCAAGGCTTCACGGGCATAGAATTCGGCATCGAGCTGGGTCTGCGCGGTCAGCTTGACCCGTCGCAGCAGCCACAGCCGCGAGCCGATACGATCGTTGGCGACCATGGGGAAACTGTCGCCCCACCAGCCGTAACGCTCATCGTCGTCAATCGGGTCGTCGCTGCTGGCGCGACGCCAGGTGAACAGGCTGATCAGCACCGAACGGGTCAGCGCCGCCTTGAGGTTGTTGGAAACGAACATCAGGCACCTCCCGCCGGTACGCCAGTCTGGCCACCGCCTGGCTGGATGCCGCCGTGCACGTGCTGCATCTGGCTGATACCGCCGGCGACCTGATCGCCCTGGGAGACGATCTTGCCGGTCTGGGTCAGGGTCGGGCTGTCGAGGTGGATGGCCGTGCTGGCGCGGATGTTCAGGGTGCCGGTGTCGATATCGATGATCCGGCCACGCTTGAAGTGGATGCGGTCGCCTTCGTCGGTGTAGAGGGCGATTTCGCCGGGGGCGAGGTTCTGCAGGCGGTAACGACGGTCGGCGACCACCAGCACGATGCCGTGGGAACGGTCGCCACCGAGGAAAGTCGCGATGCCTTCGGCGCCGGCCAGCGGGTTGCTGGTGAAACCGTAGGGTTCGAAGTGCTCCACGTCGTCGTTCACTTCACCGGCGGTCAGGCGCATTTGCAGCGATTGCAGTTTGTTGGCCGAGTTGGCAAGCACGACGGTGCCGCGCGCCAGCAGGCGGGTCAGTAGGCTCATGAGGGTTCCTTGGGCGAGCGGTGTGTCAGGAAATCTTGGGTGTTTGGGAGATGGCTATCGCCAGCAAGCCGGCTCCCACAAGGTGCGTGGCAGCACACAAAAACCAGGCTCGCCTCGCCCCTTGTGGGAGCCGGCTTGCTGGCGATAGCGGCAGAACCGGCACCGCAGATGACGTGGTTAACTGGTCCTGGCCTTCGTCGGCGTGGCCTCGAAGACCTCCGGCGGCGCCACTTCCAGGGTGGTGATCGAACCCTGTGCGGACAGCGAATAGGTGATCCTGGAGATCAGCATGTCCTGGTCCACGTCCAGCACCGGGTCCTTCACCCGCACCAGCAGGTTGTGCCGCCACAGGTCACCGTTGGACTGTCGCCAGCCCTGTACGCTGTAGGTAGTAGCCAGGGCCTTGCCGACGCGGGTCTCCCGTTCCCAGTCGGCCCGTTGCTGGGCCAGTTCCGGGGTGAGCTGGACACTTTCGCTGATCACCGTGACCCGCTTGCGCAGCGGGTTGGCCTCACTGGACACGCCGCTGACTTCGCTCACCGCGCTACCGCTTTTCTGGTCGCTGCCCTTGTGCTGGCCGATCACCCGGTACTCGGAGAACACCGCGCTGTAGTCCCGCGCGGTGCTGGCCGAGAGGATGTTCTTGCCCAACTCCAGCACATCGCTGGCGCGCCCGGCACTGCCGGGTTTGGCCAGCACCAGGTTGCCGTTCGCATCATCGGTGGAGAACACCCGATACAAGGTCAGCAAACGGTCAATGGACTTGAACACCGTCTCCCCTGGCACGATGCTGTGGGTCTGCAGCTTGGTGGTTTGCGCGATCTCGCTGCGCACGTTGACCTGGTAGGGTTTGGCGAGTGCCTCGACGATCGTCAGCAGGCCCTGCTGACGCCATTGGCTCGGCTGGTTGATCGCCGCGCAATCGACCAGGTCGCGGGTCAGCGAACTGCCCTCGATGGTCAGGCTGATCTGCTTGCCGTCATAGCTGATGGGCGCCTTGTAGACATGCCCGGTGAGCACCAGATCGCAGCCGATCAGCACCTGGCAGCGGGCGCCGGCCTTGATCGGCACGGCCAGGGTCTGCCCCGGCCATTGCCAGGTGATGCCCAGCTTGAAGGTGCGGAACTGGCGCTCGAGATCGGCACTGATCTCGATGGCCTTCCAGCCTTCGTAGCTCAGACCGTCGACCAACAGGACGACGGCGTTGTCGATATCGTTCATGGCTTACTCCCGGGAGATCTGCAACGGTGCTGGCGGGACGAAACCGGGGTGGGCAATGCGATTGCGCTGCACCACTTCCCCGACCCGCGTGGCATCGCCGAAGTTCTTGTAGGCGACGACCAGCGCCGGCAGGTTGCTCTTGGGCACCAGATCAATCAGTCGCACACCGTTGGAGGCCACCGCGTTGAGATGCTGCACCAGCGCCTGGCGCACGGTATTGAGCGCCTGGTAATGCACCGAATCGGCCTT from Pseudomonas asplenii harbors:
- a CDS encoding phage tail protein, with protein sequence MDYPKSVPGVGLSNGKFVDDNPITGAPGSLIPASWGNLVTDELLSIVQAGGLEPSEAAHDQLLVAIRTIIQSSLPPEKVRTTLAEYGITNAYTKDEVEALVRKASSLPVGSMVPFPKGTVPAGFLEADHSVQSIAVYPDLYAYLGTTFNDGTEPAGYFRLPESRGEFLRGWDHGRGVDTGRAVGTYQVNSMQGHNHVLSYSGASVGPFGLAGGPNIALAVTNANTIQAATIVSDGVNGAPSVAAETRPRNLAVMWCIKAWSAPINQANIDISALAQLVVPATEARPGTAKVATQEQVVAGVDNESFVTSKKLRLGFAMSLAPSGFVAFPAWLGGLVIQWGTTNATSVTFPLQFPANLHYLSLVAANFDSTSAFAGQYQSYRSASTTGFTAAAVLSAPGAMKWFAIGN
- a CDS encoding tail fiber assembly protein, encoding MSGYAVRNDGQGWRSVNGSEDVSPDEWYTKENPPDPVLLPPTREELIEQANTKRDSLLVTAANRMGPLQDAVDLDEATSDEVSLLKAWKQYRVALNRVAQQAGFPIDVVWPELPK
- a CDS encoding phage tail protein: MDYPKSTPSIGLVNGKFVDENPVNGSPGSLIPAAWGNAVTEELLNVVQAGGLEPMEAEHDQLLKAIRTIIQSSLPPEQIRTTLAAYGITDAYTKAEVEALFKNATALPVGAMMAFPKGTVPAGFLEVDGSVQNIATYPDLAAYLGTTFNKGDEGAGNFRLPESRGEFLRGWDHGRGVDTGRELGTVQLDAQQNITGSVGGVRNDISSIAPSGPFTALGNAGNFTSGGGQLSNVSFDASKVVRTASEVRPRNVSVMWCIKAWNAPINQGNIDVAALAAQVQGTQKLAVVGSYKGLAVSTSGLSSLVSVAADQLVVGSDATFKNLSAVSLNINAAVVGVNGLDTGALAASTWYSIWVVSGTAGTAGLLSLSTTSPVLPSGYTLKARVGWIRTDSTANKYPLSFTQVGKRVQYKVVAGSNVANLPVMATTTASVALWTAISVTSYLPPTAPVIDVGIQVLPLAGQISWVYVVPSNSYSTTVSINSPVALAAGSYQTATGARTMLQLESSSIYWASATSSGGSMTVYCAGWEDSL
- a CDS encoding YmfQ family protein; this encodes MAGIRTAAQYQEQLRSLLPAGPAWDPELVPEIQQVLLGIAQELARVDARAVDLLNEVDPVTVSELVPDWERVMNLPDPCLGPKPLFDDRRLAVRRRLLAVGDQSIGYFLDIARSQGYPNATITEQQTPRMGRARFGQARFGTWTAQFMWTLNTGGRLLLGRRFGASYWGERFGANPGSALECLIHRTAPAHTLVHINYD
- a CDS encoding baseplate J/gp47 family protein; its protein translation is MPFETPSLPVLINRTQSDLASDALRQSDAQVLARTLSGAAFGLYGYLDWIAEQILPDTADESTLERIAALRLHQPRKAAQAATGSVSFTAAAGAVLDVDTLLQSNDGRSYKVTQGGTTSAGSNTAQIQALDAGSLGNADAGLTLFPIQPVQGIGNTFTVLAPGLSGGVAAESLESLRSRVIRSYRVTPHGGSAADYETWALECPGITRAWCRGNYLGPGTVGLFVMRDDDPVPIPDATQLALVQAYIEPLRPVTAELHVLAPVQVPVTYTLRLVPDTSATRAAVEAQLRDLHKREGGLGETLLLTHIAESISSATGENDHLLVTPSADVPATTNQLLTFGGCVWLE
- a CDS encoding phage GP46 family protein — encoded protein: MFVSNNLKAALTRSVLISLFTWRRASSDDPIDDDERYGWWGDSFPMVANDRIGSRLWLLRRVKLTAQTQLDAEFYAREALQWLIDDGHCSAIEIQTERLDAQRLNLRTVLTLAGGERLDINPNHSWQVTYAV
- a CDS encoding phage baseplate assembly protein V; translation: MSLLTRLLARGTVVLANSANKLQSLQMRLTAGEVNDDVEHFEPYGFTSNPLAGAEGIATFLGGDRSHGIVLVVADRRYRLQNLAPGEIALYTDEGDRIHFKRGRIIDIDTGTLNIRASTAIHLDSPTLTQTGKIVSQGDQVAGGISQMQHVHGGIQPGGGQTGVPAGGA
- a CDS encoding phage baseplate assembly protein: MNDIDNAVVLLVDGLSYEGWKAIEISADLERQFRTFKLGITWQWPGQTLAVPIKAGARCQVLIGCDLVLTGHVYKAPISYDGKQISLTIEGSSLTRDLVDCAAINQPSQWRQQGLLTIVEALAKPYQVNVRSEIAQTTKLQTHSIVPGETVFKSIDRLLTLYRVFSTDDANGNLVLAKPGSAGRASDVLELGKNILSASTARDYSAVFSEYRVIGQHKGSDQKSGSAVSEVSGVSSEANPLRKRVTVISESVQLTPELAQQRADWERETRVGKALATTYSVQGWRQSNGDLWRHNLLVRVKDPVLDVDQDMLISRITYSLSAQGSITTLEVAPPEVFEATPTKARTS